From Virgibacillus ihumii, the proteins below share one genomic window:
- the aroQ gene encoding type II 3-dehydroquinate dehydratase — MKRLLLLNGPNINLLGKREKEFYGEYTLQHIEENIAKLVEAHGFELNSRQSNHEGELVDYLQEANGKYEGIIFNPAAYTHTSIALRDCIKAIETPVIEVHISNVHNREEFRHYSMLAPVCYGQIVGLGYTGYRLAAMAFIDK, encoded by the coding sequence ATGAAACGTCTTTTATTATTGAACGGCCCGAACATTAATTTGCTTGGTAAGCGGGAAAAAGAATTTTATGGTGAATATACACTGCAGCACATCGAAGAGAACATTGCCAAATTGGTTGAGGCACACGGGTTTGAATTGAACTCCCGGCAATCCAATCATGAAGGCGAGCTGGTTGATTATCTTCAGGAGGCAAATGGAAAATATGAAGGAATCATTTTTAATCCTGCTGCATACACACATACCAGTATCGCACTTCGTGATTGCATTAAGGCGATTGAAACCCCTGTGATTGAAGTACATATTTCAAATGTGCACAACAGGGAGGAATTTCGTCACTATTCAATGCTGGCGCCTGTTTGTTATGGCCAGATTGTGGGACTTGGGTATACAGGCTACCGGTTGGCTGCGATGGCATTTATAGACAAATAA
- the spoIIIAE gene encoding stage III sporulation protein AE: protein MVRNKWIVFVLFTVILLFSAQSSVYATPDPEASEATEKQMVDNISLDGVQQYWQKLVNQYDGYLPVLEKTTIAEFIKDNGSLSVKSTVKGLVEYLLHELIVNGKLLGLLLMLALFSIVLQTMHTAFEQSAVSKIAYYVVYIVLIFLALNSFYLAVSYAKAAVDTMSGFMIALLPLMLGLMATLGNVITVSFFHPIIVFLIHSSGVLVSKFILPLLFLSALLLIVSSLNENYKVTHLANLFKTVGMGTLGVFLTVFLGVMSVQGASSAIQDGVAMKTTKFITGNFIPVVGRTFTDAADTILSASLLLKNAVGIVGVVIIVFIAIFPALKIVAIAITYKLAAAVLQPVGDGPLITSLNTISRYMLYILACLLTVTLMFFLAVVILVAASNITLLLR from the coding sequence ATGGTACGAAATAAATGGATTGTTTTTGTCTTATTCACTGTGATACTTCTCTTCTCAGCTCAGTCATCGGTTTATGCCACCCCCGATCCTGAAGCTTCTGAAGCAACCGAAAAACAGATGGTGGATAACATTTCACTTGATGGTGTTCAGCAGTATTGGCAAAAACTTGTAAATCAATATGATGGATACTTGCCTGTTCTTGAGAAAACAACTATCGCAGAATTCATCAAGGATAATGGTTCATTATCTGTAAAGAGTACTGTAAAAGGTTTGGTTGAATATTTACTGCATGAATTGATTGTTAATGGAAAACTTTTGGGATTGTTGCTTATGCTTGCTTTGTTTTCAATTGTTCTGCAAACCATGCATACCGCTTTTGAGCAAAGCGCAGTTAGTAAAATTGCTTATTACGTTGTTTATATTGTATTAATATTTCTGGCATTAAACAGCTTTTATCTGGCTGTATCCTATGCTAAAGCTGCCGTTGATACGATGAGCGGATTCATGATTGCGTTGCTTCCGCTCATGCTTGGGCTGATGGCGACACTTGGCAATGTTATTACTGTTTCCTTTTTTCACCCGATTATTGTGTTTCTGATTCATTCGAGCGGTGTGCTGGTTTCAAAATTTATTTTGCCTTTATTGTTCTTATCAGCATTATTGTTAATTGTCAGTAGTTTGAATGAAAATTATAAGGTTACCCATCTGGCCAATTTGTTTAAAACGGTGGGAATGGGAACGTTAGGTGTTTTTTTAACCGTTTTTCTGGGGGTAATGTCTGTTCAGGGGGCATCAAGTGCCATTCAGGATGGTGTTGCGATGAAGACAACCAAGTTTATAACCGGAAATTTTATACCTGTTGTTGGACGAACGTTTACAGATGCTGCTGACACGATATTGAGTGCGTCCCTGTTATTGAAAAATGCTGTTGGAATTGTCGGAGTTGTGATTATTGTATTTATTGCCATTTTTCCAGCGCTGAAGATTGTTGCCATTGCTATAACATATAAACTTGCTGCAGCCGTTCTTCAGCCTGTGGGGGACGGGCCATTAATTACCAGTCTCAACACGATAAGCAGATATATGTTGTACATTCTGGCTTGCTTGCTGACAGTGACATTAATGTTTTTTTTGGCAGTAGTCATATTGGTTGCAGCAAGTAACATTACATTGCTCCTTCGTTAG
- the accB gene encoding acetyl-CoA carboxylase biotin carboxyl carrier protein, with product MLKVQEIRELIKLVDQSAIDEFTYESDGATVTMKKSGANSAVAPVVQEQKSVDRPVETPEVREPEAKVEEKEEPVHTEKAENEEVTADYDYEIVSPMVGTMYSSPNPESDPYVSKGAKVEKDTIVCIVEAMKLFNEIEAEVSGEIVDVLVKDGELVEYGQPLFRVKTK from the coding sequence ATGTTAAAAGTACAGGAAATACGTGAATTAATAAAATTAGTCGATCAATCAGCGATTGATGAATTCACCTATGAATCAGACGGTGCAACCGTCACCATGAAAAAATCAGGTGCGAATTCAGCTGTTGCGCCTGTTGTACAGGAACAAAAATCAGTTGACCGTCCGGTTGAGACACCTGAAGTAAGAGAGCCTGAAGCAAAGGTGGAGGAGAAGGAAGAGCCTGTACATACTGAAAAGGCCGAAAATGAAGAAGTAACAGCAGACTATGATTATGAGATTGTTTCTCCAATGGTCGGTACAATGTATTCTTCACCAAATCCGGAGAGCGATCCATATGTCAGTAAAGGTGCAAAAGTCGAGAAGGATACGATTGTTTGTATAGTAGAAGCGATGAAACTATTTAATGAAATTGAAGCGGAAGTATCAGGTGAAATTGTTGACGTATTAGTGAAAGATGGCGAACTTGTGGAGTACGGTCAGCCATTATTCAGAGTTAAGACGAAATAA
- the efp gene encoding elongation factor P, translated as MISVNDFKTGLTIEVENEIWQVIDFQHVKPGKGAAFVRSKLRNLRNGNIQEKTFRGGEKVNRAHIENNKMQYLYGSGDTHAFMDTNTYEQLELQTSQIKDQLNYMKENMEVSVVMYEGEVLGVQLPNNVELTVTETEPGVKGDTASGGSKPATMETGLIVQVPFFINQGDVLVINTSDGKYVSRA; from the coding sequence ATGATATCGGTAAATGATTTTAAAACTGGTTTAACCATTGAAGTGGAGAATGAGATATGGCAGGTTATTGATTTTCAACATGTTAAACCTGGGAAAGGTGCTGCTTTTGTTCGGTCCAAGCTACGCAATTTGCGAAATGGCAACATTCAGGAAAAAACATTTCGCGGCGGAGAAAAAGTAAACCGGGCACACATCGAAAATAATAAAATGCAATATCTTTATGGTTCCGGAGATACACACGCATTTATGGATACGAACACTTATGAGCAGCTTGAGCTGCAGACGAGCCAAATTAAAGACCAGCTGAACTATATGAAAGAGAACATGGAAGTTTCTGTTGTCATGTATGAAGGTGAAGTGCTCGGTGTTCAACTCCCGAATAATGTAGAACTGACTGTTACCGAAACAGAACCAGGTGTTAAAGGCGATACAGCTAGTGGCGGATCAAAGCCAGCTACAATGGAAACAGGCTTGATTGTGCAAGTACCATTTTTTATCAATCAAGGCGATGTACTTGTAATAAACACTTCGGATGGCAAATACGTTTCAAGGGCATAA
- a CDS encoding M24 family metallopeptidase, with amino-acid sequence MDKIEKLRKAFRENDLDAILITSPYNRRYITNFTGTAGVAIVSKDEARFVTDFRYIEQANEQAADFKIVEHKQPIHQAINEQLKELGVHKVGFEKEHVTFATYELYKESMDVKLVPVSGLIEELRLIKTAEELEVLKQAAKIAEDAFTHIQGYIKPGVKEIDISNELEFHMRNLGAESSSFDTIVASGYRGALPHGVASDKKIQSGELVTLDFGAYYNGYCSDITRTVAVGELSDELTTIYNIVQKAQKIGVEGLKPGITGIEADALTRNYIIEKGYGDYFGHSTGHGVGLEVHEGPGLSFRSEKKLAPGMVVTVEPGIYVPDVGGCRIEDDIVITEKGYERLTLAPKELITL; translated from the coding sequence ATGGATAAAATAGAAAAACTGCGAAAAGCGTTTCGGGAAAATGATCTGGATGCAATATTGATTACAAGTCCTTATAATAGAAGGTATATAACCAATTTCACCGGGACAGCTGGAGTGGCAATTGTCAGTAAAGATGAGGCACGATTTGTCACAGATTTTCGATACATAGAACAAGCAAACGAACAGGCTGCTGATTTCAAAATCGTTGAGCACAAACAGCCAATTCACCAGGCAATTAACGAACAATTAAAAGAATTAGGTGTTCATAAGGTTGGTTTTGAAAAAGAACATGTAACGTTCGCCACATATGAGCTGTACAAAGAATCAATGGATGTAAAGCTGGTTCCGGTAAGCGGACTGATCGAAGAACTTAGATTGATTAAAACTGCTGAGGAATTGGAAGTATTAAAACAGGCAGCAAAAATAGCGGAGGATGCTTTTACACATATTCAAGGCTATATTAAGCCAGGCGTAAAAGAGATTGATATTTCGAATGAGCTGGAATTTCACATGCGTAATCTGGGAGCTGAATCATCAAGCTTTGATACAATTGTTGCTTCCGGCTATCGCGGCGCATTGCCGCACGGTGTTGCCTCAGATAAAAAAATTCAATCCGGTGAACTGGTAACATTGGATTTCGGTGCTTATTATAATGGATATTGTTCCGACATAACACGTACAGTAGCAGTTGGGGAATTAAGTGACGAGTTGACAACGATTTATAATATTGTCCAGAAAGCACAAAAAATAGGTGTAGAGGGACTTAAACCGGGAATTACCGGAATAGAGGCCGATGCACTGACCCGGAATTATATTATCGAAAAAGGATACGGTGATTATTTTGGTCATTCCACTGGTCATGGTGTCGGATTGGAAGTTCATGAAGGACCCGGACTTTCCTTCAGATCAGAGAAAAAATTAGCACCCGGCATGGTTGTAACTGTTGAACCGGGTATTTACGTTCCTGATGTAGGCGGATGCAGGATTGAAGACGATATCGTTATCACTGAAAAGGGGTATGAACGTTTAACACTAGCTCCGAAAGAATTAATTACATTATAA
- a CDS encoding YqhR family membrane protein yields MKNDKELSQNKQEKPMSVTAKSLVTGFAGGLIWSTLGLIMYFFSFSEVAPRSFVLRSWNTAEWTSGWLGNILSIIIVGILSLISAFIYYGLFRKINTLWMGAVFGVVLWVIIFFILQPVYPNVPDLVNLNSYTIVSTICLFILYGTFIGYSISYDYADTVKKDDELKEN; encoded by the coding sequence ATGAAAAATGATAAAGAACTTAGTCAAAATAAGCAGGAAAAGCCTATGTCAGTAACAGCAAAATCACTGGTTACCGGATTTGCGGGTGGTTTAATCTGGAGTACCCTGGGATTAATTATGTACTTTTTCAGTTTCTCCGAAGTAGCCCCGAGAAGTTTTGTGTTACGATCCTGGAATACAGCAGAATGGACAAGTGGGTGGCTGGGCAATATTCTTTCAATTATTATTGTCGGGATACTTTCACTTATAAGTGCATTTATTTACTATGGATTGTTTCGAAAGATTAATACACTCTGGATGGGGGCCGTATTTGGAGTCGTCTTGTGGGTTATTATCTTCTTTATCCTGCAGCCAGTATATCCAAATGTACCGGATCTTGTTAATTTAAACAGTTATACAATTGTTTCAACCATCTGCCTGTTTATTCTTTATGGAACATTTATCGGTTATTCCATTTCATATGATTATGCTGACACAGTTAAAAAAGATGATGAACTTAAGGAAAACTAA
- the spoIIIAF gene encoding stage III sporulation protein AF: MEILVDWVSKIIIFVLLASIIDLLIPATSMKKYIKLVVGLILILILLKPVFYLFDVNIQQAVTTTFQQIEKENTAANQVKNKMKTQKNEIQASQHAYVLEQMTSKLKKLADDPLKSNYQAQISDINYQFRTEDELTYENLSEVVVYVKEAKNDGVTVDTVEEITINTDKSVISKTGNELDGIKSLLYKVWEIPEEKLKLTVKWEGGST, from the coding sequence ATGGAAATATTAGTTGATTGGGTCAGCAAAATTATTATTTTTGTGCTTTTGGCCTCGATTATCGACCTGCTGATACCGGCAACATCTATGAAGAAGTATATCAAACTTGTTGTCGGACTGATTTTAATACTTATTTTATTAAAACCGGTCTTTTATTTATTTGATGTGAATATTCAACAAGCTGTCACGACAACATTCCAACAAATTGAAAAGGAAAATACCGCAGCGAATCAGGTAAAAAATAAGATGAAAACACAAAAAAATGAAATACAAGCATCACAACATGCATATGTATTAGAACAGATGACCTCAAAATTAAAAAAATTGGCTGACGATCCGCTGAAAAGTAATTATCAGGCACAAATTTCTGACATCAATTATCAATTTAGAACCGAAGATGAACTCACATATGAAAATCTTTCGGAGGTAGTTGTCTATGTAAAGGAAGCAAAAAATGATGGGGTAACAGTGGATACCGTGGAGGAAATCACCATTAACACGGACAAGTCGGTCATCAGCAAAACAGGAAATGAGCTGGACGGGATAAAATCACTGCTTTATAAAGTGTGGGAAATCCCCGAAGAAAAGCTGAAACTTACGGTTAAATGGGAGGGAGGGTCAACTTGA
- the spoIIIAB gene encoding stage III sporulation protein SpoIIIAB: protein MKWMGALLLIGATTWAGFQISKGLNERPKHIRQIKSALQILEAEILYSQLSLKDAFMTIARQIPDPVSSFFEQVGESLEEKNTDLFQIWNYRLTELISSSALSGNEDEILKQFGRTLGQHDFDQQQKHIQLTIKHLDRELEDARDNQYKYGKMAKSLGLLCGLFIVLLLI, encoded by the coding sequence ATGAAGTGGATGGGAGCACTGCTGCTGATCGGTGCAACTACATGGGCAGGTTTTCAAATCAGCAAAGGGTTGAATGAACGGCCCAAACATATCAGACAAATAAAAAGCGCATTACAGATTTTAGAAGCAGAGATTCTTTACAGTCAGCTTTCGCTAAAAGATGCTTTCATGACAATAGCCAGACAAATTCCAGATCCAGTCAGTTCGTTTTTTGAGCAGGTTGGGGAGTCACTTGAAGAAAAAAATACGGATTTGTTCCAAATTTGGAATTACCGGCTGACTGAACTCATCAGTTCTTCCGCATTAAGTGGGAATGAAGATGAAATTCTTAAACAATTTGGCAGAACACTTGGCCAGCATGATTTTGACCAACAACAGAAACATATACAGCTCACGATCAAACATCTGGATCGAGAGCTGGAGGATGCAAGGGACAATCAGTATAAATATGGCAAAATGGCCAAAAGTTTGGGATTGCTTTGCGGTCTATTTATTGTCTTATTGCTCATTTAG
- the spoIIIAA gene encoding stage III sporulation protein AA — MEEILRLFPDPIKQVIERHTLHRQDSLQEIRVRLFQPIELVFDGHAEWLKSTIPKKQDGVHILNQISDFSLYRMEDELREGYVTIEGGHRVGLAGKVNTLNGSVKAIQHIAYFNIRIAKEKIGCAGKLIPFLHKESYLNTLIVGPPQSGKTTLIRDVIRMISSGWGRIPGCKVGVIDERSEIAGSKKGVPQHDIGLRTDVMDACPKAEGMMMMIRSMSPEILAVDEIGGNSDVEALMEAINAGVTIICTIHGKSLAELRKRPSLNVVFQAHIFQRVVILDRHGQPGQIYQICNQQGEPINRKTGVLR, encoded by the coding sequence ATGGAGGAAATTTTACGGTTATTTCCGGATCCAATCAAACAAGTGATTGAGCGGCATACGTTACACCGTCAGGATTCTTTACAGGAGATTCGCGTTCGTTTGTTCCAGCCGATTGAACTTGTTTTTGATGGGCATGCAGAATGGCTGAAATCCACCATACCCAAAAAGCAGGATGGTGTGCATATTTTAAATCAAATAAGCGATTTTTCCCTTTACCGGATGGAGGATGAACTCAGAGAAGGGTATGTCACGATTGAAGGGGGACATCGTGTCGGGCTTGCCGGAAAAGTAAATACGTTAAATGGATCAGTGAAAGCTATTCAGCATATCGCATATTTTAATATTCGAATTGCAAAAGAAAAGATAGGCTGTGCAGGAAAACTAATCCCTTTTCTTCATAAAGAAAGTTATTTGAATACGCTTATAGTAGGTCCTCCGCAGTCAGGCAAAACCACTCTTATCCGGGATGTCATTCGAATGATTTCTTCCGGGTGGGGGCGTATTCCCGGATGTAAGGTTGGTGTCATCGATGAAAGATCTGAAATTGCCGGTTCCAAAAAGGGGGTCCCCCAGCATGATATTGGCTTACGGACCGATGTAATGGATGCATGCCCAAAGGCCGAGGGAATGATGATGATGATCCGTTCTATGTCACCTGAAATACTGGCGGTAGATGAAATAGGCGGGAATTCTGATGTTGAAGCACTGATGGAGGCGATTAATGCCGGGGTAACCATTATTTGCACGATCCACGGTAAGTCGCTTGCCGAATTGCGGAAGCGGCCGTCACTCAATGTTGTATTTCAGGCACATATTTTTCAGCGTGTCGTTATTTTGGACAGGCATGGACAACCCGGGCAAATTTACCAAATCTGCAATCAGCAGGGAGAACCGATAAACAGAAAAACTGGGGTGCTTAGATGA
- the spoIIIAD gene encoding stage III sporulation protein AD, translating to MEIIQIVILGIVASILYIILKDVNKSFAFFLILITGIIIFLMVIRQITVIFQLIESLGEKANVNGMYMRTILKIIGIAYIAELGANLTRDAGLNSVAAKIELAGKIFILLLAIPIITAVIEAIISFIPSA from the coding sequence ATGGAAATCATTCAAATCGTTATTCTCGGTATTGTTGCCAGTATTTTATATATCATTTTAAAAGATGTGAATAAATCTTTTGCTTTTTTTCTGATTCTTATCACCGGTATCATCATTTTTCTGATGGTCATCAGACAGATTACGGTAATTTTTCAATTAATCGAATCACTTGGTGAAAAAGCAAATGTAAACGGAATGTATATGAGAACGATTTTAAAAATCATCGGTATCGCGTATATTGCTGAGCTCGGTGCAAACTTAACCAGGGATGCCGGGCTGAATTCGGTCGCCGCAAAAATTGAACTTGCTGGTAAAATATTTATTTTATTACTGGCGATACCGATAATAACAGCTGTAATAGAGGCAATTATCAGCTTTATCCCATCAGCTTAA
- the spoIIIAG gene encoding stage III sporulation protein AG: MKDKLLRFLRSKKPEQSDKLSRKSGYIVIIGLIGLLLIIIGNSFSSEPEEQQKTIRNIPEQTEKPATETFSGKSKNSSDVSEIEASYEKELTDMLNKINGVSETEVMVNLNSTKIKVYEKNLITGQQTTKETDKQGGTREIEDSSKETQVVLVRQGDKEVPLLIQTKKPEVRGVFIVAEGVDHATVKKWVIDAVSKVLDVPTHRVSVMPKN, translated from the coding sequence TTGAAGGATAAATTATTACGTTTTTTACGATCCAAAAAGCCTGAGCAATCAGACAAGCTGTCCAGGAAAAGTGGTTATATTGTCATCATTGGTCTAATAGGTCTGTTGTTAATCATAATCGGAAATTCTTTTTCCTCAGAGCCTGAAGAACAACAAAAAACAATTCGTAATATTCCGGAACAGACAGAAAAACCTGCAACTGAAACTTTTTCCGGTAAGTCCAAAAATTCTTCAGATGTAAGTGAAATCGAAGCAAGTTATGAAAAGGAATTGACGGACATGCTTAACAAAATCAACGGCGTTTCCGAGACGGAAGTAATGGTGAACTTGAATTCAACAAAAATTAAGGTATATGAAAAGAATCTGATTACCGGCCAGCAGACAACAAAAGAAACCGACAAGCAAGGTGGAACAAGAGAAATTGAAGACAGTTCAAAAGAAACACAAGTTGTCCTGGTAAGGCAGGGAGACAAGGAGGTGCCGCTGCTCATTCAAACCAAAAAACCGGAAGTAAGGGGGGTATTTATTGTTGCTGAGGGTGTAGATCATGCAACGGTAAAAAAGTGGGTTATAGACGCTGTTTCCAAAGTACTTGATGTTCCAACACATAGAGTTTCTGTAATGCCAAAAAATTAG
- the spoIIIAC gene encoding stage III sporulation protein AC, with the protein MAIDATILFQIAGIGIIVALIHTILKQMGKEEIAQFATLIGFIIVMVIVINELSDLFQQIKSVFLFQG; encoded by the coding sequence ATGGCTATCGATGCAACCATTTTATTTCAAATTGCCGGAATTGGAATTATTGTGGCATTGATTCATACCATACTGAAACAAATGGGAAAAGAAGAAATCGCCCAGTTTGCCACACTGATTGGATTTATTATCGTCATGGTAATCGTCATCAATGAGCTTTCCGACCTGTTTCAGCAAATTAAGTCGGTATTCCTTTTCCAGGGGTAA
- the nusB gene encoding transcription antitermination factor NusB, translated as MKRHAAREQALQILFQLDVNNNDPKQAMEDHLETLEIDEFLMTLVQGVAAHKEKIDNTIADHLDNWSIDRIASVEKTILRIAIYEIKYEDDIPAGVSINEAVELANVYGDEKSGKFVNGVLSNIIV; from the coding sequence ATGAAACGTCATGCAGCAAGAGAACAAGCACTTCAAATCCTGTTTCAATTGGATGTAAATAACAATGACCCTAAACAGGCGATGGAGGATCATCTGGAAACATTGGAAATAGATGAGTTTTTAATGACACTTGTTCAGGGTGTGGCAGCACACAAAGAAAAAATCGATAACACGATTGCGGACCATTTAGATAATTGGTCAATCGATCGGATAGCATCTGTGGAAAAAACTATTCTTAGAATTGCGATTTATGAAATTAAATATGAGGATGATATTCCGGCTGGTGTTTCTATAAATGAAGCGGTGGAGTTGGCTAATGTGTACGGAGATGAGAAATCCGGAAAATTTGTCAATGGTGTTCTATCCAATATTATAGTGTGA
- the accC gene encoding acetyl-CoA carboxylase biotin carboxylase subunit, which yields MIEKLLIANRGEIAVRIIRACKEMNIETVAVYSEADKDALHVQLADEAYCIGPTLSKDSYLNFTNIMSVATSTKVDAIHPGYGFLAENADFAEICKACNITFVGPSSVAIQKMGVKDVARETMKKANVPVVPGSEGIIENEEEAIKVAADIGYPVIIKATAGGGGKGIRVAENEEDLLKGIRVTQKEAETAFGNPGVYLEKYIQDFRHVEIQILADQHGNVIHLGERDCSIQRRLQKLVEESPSPALTPEIRKKMGDASVKAAKAVDYVGAGTIEYIFDRKTHEFYFMEMNTRIQVEHPVTEMVTGVDLIKEQINIANNQKLSFTQEEIEFDGWAIECRINAENPYKNFMPSPGKIKTYLPPGGLGVRVDSAVYPEYSIPPFYDSMVAKLITYGPTREEAINCMRRSLDEYVVEGVHTTIPFHRQIMEHDVFINGDFNTKFLEENPIEEKKDA from the coding sequence GTGATTGAGAAGCTGTTAATTGCTAACAGAGGCGAAATAGCTGTTCGAATTATCCGTGCCTGTAAAGAAATGAATATCGAAACGGTAGCGGTATATTCAGAGGCGGATAAAGATGCTCTGCATGTTCAGCTGGCAGACGAAGCGTATTGTATCGGTCCTACACTCAGTAAGGACAGTTACCTTAATTTTACTAATATAATGAGTGTGGCAACATCAACTAAAGTGGATGCCATTCATCCGGGTTATGGTTTTTTGGCTGAGAATGCGGATTTTGCGGAAATATGCAAGGCATGTAATATTACTTTTGTCGGTCCCAGTTCCGTGGCGATTCAAAAGATGGGTGTAAAAGATGTTGCGAGGGAGACGATGAAAAAAGCCAATGTTCCGGTAGTACCCGGCTCGGAAGGTATTATTGAAAACGAAGAAGAGGCAATCAAAGTGGCAGCGGATATTGGTTATCCGGTAATTATTAAGGCAACAGCAGGCGGCGGTGGAAAGGGTATTCGCGTCGCTGAAAACGAGGAAGACTTGCTGAAGGGGATTCGGGTAACCCAAAAGGAAGCTGAAACTGCATTTGGGAACCCTGGCGTGTATCTTGAAAAATATATTCAAGATTTTCGCCACGTGGAAATCCAAATACTGGCTGACCAACATGGAAATGTAATCCATCTTGGTGAACGGGATTGCTCCATTCAACGCAGACTGCAAAAGCTGGTAGAAGAGTCACCTTCACCAGCATTGACACCTGAGATTCGTAAAAAAATGGGGGATGCATCGGTTAAGGCTGCAAAGGCAGTTGATTATGTAGGTGCAGGTACGATTGAATACATCTTTGATCGCAAAACACATGAATTTTACTTCATGGAAATGAATACCCGTATCCAGGTGGAACATCCTGTTACAGAAATGGTTACCGGTGTTGACTTAATTAAAGAACAAATTAACATCGCAAATAACCAAAAACTTTCTTTCACACAGGAAGAAATTGAATTTGATGGATGGGCAATTGAATGCAGAATCAATGCGGAAAACCCATATAAGAACTTTATGCCTTCACCTGGAAAAATTAAAACATATCTTCCGCCGGGCGGGTTAGGAGTGCGTGTCGATTCCGCGGTATATCCGGAATACAGCATACCACCTTTTTATGATTCCATGGTCGCAAAACTAATTACGTACGGACCGACTCGTGAAGAGGCAATAAACTGTATGCGCCGCTCGCTGGATGAGTATGTTGTTGAAGGTGTTCATACGACAATTCCATTTCATCGTCAAATTATGGAACACGACGTTTTCATAAATGGTGACTTTAATACGAAGTTCCTGGAGGAGAACCCGATTGAAGAAAAGAAGGATGCGTAA
- a CDS encoding Asp23/Gls24 family envelope stress response protein: protein MSEQPLLDVSGDASLGKVEIAPEVIEVITGIAASEVEGLSSMRGNFATGVVERFGKKSHSKGVKVELTDDGILIDLFVVLNFGVSIPQVAQKVQDNIRQTLKNMTALEINEINIHVVGIQMDDETEDND from the coding sequence ATGAGTGAACAGCCTTTATTGGATGTTAGTGGAGATGCGAGTCTTGGCAAGGTAGAGATAGCTCCGGAGGTCATTGAAGTAATAACCGGTATTGCAGCTTCAGAGGTGGAAGGCCTTTCGTCAATGCGGGGTAATTTTGCCACCGGTGTTGTTGAACGGTTTGGTAAAAAGTCCCACAGTAAAGGGGTTAAAGTGGAACTGACTGATGATGGAATACTCATTGACTTGTTTGTAGTGTTGAATTTCGGCGTTTCCATCCCTCAGGTGGCACAAAAAGTGCAGGATAATATCCGCCAGACGCTAAAAAATATGACCGCCCTGGAGATAAACGAAATAAATATCCATGTTGTGGGAATTCAAATGGATGATGAGACAGAAGATAACGATTAG
- a CDS encoding SpoIIIAH-like family protein has translation MLKKQTVWLLTMLSLMIVLSVYYVTSPSGGDFAYVDDGNNETEQASSSDKASEDEAKVNDISNKGEDQLFTMIRMEIQNERSKVKDRLDNVVASSSASIQEKNEARSKMNQLDEYTSKEAILEKSIIASKDYKDVLVRYDEDKVLVHVKAGKKLSETEVVNIMQKVYDEFGDIPVRVDRQPVEG, from the coding sequence ATGTTAAAGAAACAAACTGTATGGCTGTTAACGATGTTGAGTTTGATGATTGTATTAAGTGTATATTATGTAACTTCACCAAGCGGAGGAGATTTCGCCTATGTAGATGATGGTAACAATGAAACAGAACAGGCGTCATCGTCAGATAAAGCCAGTGAGGATGAAGCTAAAGTCAACGACATCTCCAATAAGGGAGAGGATCAGCTCTTTACGATGATTCGTATGGAGATTCAAAACGAAAGAAGCAAAGTAAAAGATCGACTGGATAATGTGGTAGCTTCCAGCAGTGCTTCTATCCAGGAAAAAAATGAAGCACGCAGTAAAATGAACCAGCTTGATGAATATACTTCCAAAGAAGCCATTCTGGAAAAATCCATTATAGCGTCAAAAGATTATAAAGATGTTCTTGTCCGCTATGATGAAGATAAAGTATTGGTCCACGTTAAAGCAGGAAAGAAACTATCTGAAACGGAAGTGGTAAATATAATGCAGAAGGTTTATGATGAATTTGGTGATATCCCGGTCAGGGTTGACAGACAACCTGTTGAAGGATAA